Proteins co-encoded in one Candidatus Stoquefichus sp. SB1 genomic window:
- the rbr gene encoding rubrerythrin codes for MRILPINDQQERKSKYAGTKTEKNLMEAFAGESQARNKYTYFAEMARKEGLEQIAAIFEETADQEKQHAKMWFSEFHGIGATDENLEVAAAGENEEWTDMYARMAKEAREEGFEDLAIKFENVGKVEKSHEARYLRLLKNYKEDKTFKGDAPKGWKCRQCGFIYEGERAPERCPTCGYPKAFFERMSENY; via the coding sequence ATGAGAATTTTACCTATTAATGATCAGCAAGAAAGAAAATCAAAATATGCAGGAACAAAAACAGAAAAGAATTTAATGGAAGCTTTTGCTGGAGAATCTCAAGCCAGAAATAAATATACTTATTTCGCAGAAATGGCGAGAAAAGAAGGTTTAGAACAAATTGCTGCAATCTTTGAAGAAACTGCAGATCAGGAAAAACAACATGCTAAAATGTGGTTTAGTGAATTCCATGGTATTGGTGCAACTGATGAAAACTTAGAAGTTGCTGCTGCTGGTGAAAATGAAGAATGGACAGACATGTATGCAAGAATGGCTAAGGAAGCAAGAGAAGAAGGTTTTGAAGATTTAGCAATCAAGTTTGAAAATGTAGGAAAAGTAGAAAAATCACATGAAGCAAGATATTTAAGATTATTAAAGAATTATAAAGAAGATAAAACATTCAAGGGTGATGCACCTAAAGGATGGAAATGTCGTCAATGTGGATTTATCTATGAAGGTGAGCGGGCACCAGAAAGATGTCCAACTTGTGGATATCCAAAAGCCTTTTTCGAAAGAATGAGTGAAAATTATTAA
- a CDS encoding response regulator transcription factor produces the protein MTIPHILVVDDEKEITDLIEIYLTQEGYQVEKRYNALTLLDDIETHHIDLVILDVMMPEIDGIQALKMIREKYNIPVIIVSAKTADTDKINGLISGADDYISKPFNAMELVTRVKAQIRRAQVYNQPINDSSHIIEATDLIIDTQKKSVTLDNVPLALTRIEYNILVLLASSPGTVFSIEDIFEKIWHEKSTNSNNTIMVHIRKLREKIERQPRNPRHIKTVWGIGYKFDL, from the coding sequence ATGACTATACCTCATATACTCGTTGTTGATGATGAAAAAGAAATTACTGATCTGATTGAGATTTATTTAACTCAAGAAGGTTACCAAGTAGAAAAAAGATATAATGCATTAACATTACTTGATGACATTGAAACTCATCATATTGATTTGGTGATTTTAGATGTCATGATGCCAGAAATAGATGGTATTCAAGCTTTAAAAATGATTCGTGAAAAATATAATATTCCAGTTATTATTGTTTCTGCAAAAACAGCAGATACTGATAAAATTAATGGTCTTATTTCAGGTGCTGATGACTATATCAGTAAACCTTTTAATGCAATGGAATTAGTGACAAGAGTGAAGGCTCAAATTAGACGTGCCCAAGTATACAATCAGCCTATCAATGATTCTTCACACATCATTGAAGCCACTGATTTAATTATTGATACTCAAAAAAAATCTGTCACTTTAGATAATGTCCCACTTGCACTCACAAGAATCGAATATAATATTCTTGTGCTCTTAGCAAGTTCACCAGGAACAGTTTTTTCTATTGAAGATATTTTTGAAAAGATATGGCATGAAAAATCAACAAATTCTAATAATACAATTATGGTGCATATTAGAAAATTAAGAGAAAAAATAGAAAGACAGCCTAGAAACCCTCGACATATTAAAACAGTTTGGGGAATTGGCTATAAATTTGATTTATGA
- a CDS encoding penicillin-binding transpeptidase domain-containing protein, giving the protein MNDVYTGRRNQKKMIMMVGGIVVVVVIAIVAFFLLTGDSKEKTLKEYYKLLSDQKYEEMYTYLDQESQSQYSKEDFINRNQNIYEGIEASDIEINVDSKEDQTLKYNVKMKTLAGEISFDNVTTFSDGKIVWNDSVIFPDLKSDYKVRIVDDKASRGQILDRNGKVLAGMGEAYSVGLVRGKLNGEADYAKIGELLDLSKESIQKTMSASWIKDDSFVPLKTISKSDTNLENNLLKIAGVKLATTHVRSYPYKEVTSHLIGYMQKVTAEDLQKHKGEGYDENSYIGRSGIESAYEADLKGKDGVSIYIVDANGERQKTLASQDKQDGKNITLTIDITLQNNLYQSFQKDKSASVAMNPKTGEILALVSTPTFDSNDFILGMSVSKWDGLNNDKNKPLSNRFKSTWVPGSTMKPITAAIGLNTKSLDSSKDFGAAMKWQKDSSWGSYYVTTLHAPQPNNLQNALVYSDNVYFAKAALTIGKDNLEKGYKSLKIGEEIPFELSLNKSQYTSSDFKDEIQIADSGYGQGQILMNPVQMTSIYSAFVNDGKMMKPHILKSTESQVWSEAFSKNVADEIKNDLVGVINDSHGTGHSFYHSGMTLAGKTGTGEIKSSQDDNSGTEIGWFTVMTTDSSTPIVISTMVEDVKGRGGSGYVVDRMKVPFDQYVK; this is encoded by the coding sequence ATGAATGATGTTTATACAGGTCGTCGTAATCAAAAGAAAATGATAATGATGGTAGGTGGAATTGTTGTCGTTGTTGTGATAGCAATTGTCGCATTTTTTCTGCTCACGGGTGATAGTAAGGAAAAAACATTAAAAGAATATTATAAACTTTTATCTGATCAAAAGTATGAGGAAATGTATACATATTTAGATCAAGAATCACAAAGTCAATATTCAAAAGAAGATTTTATAAATCGAAATCAAAATATATATGAAGGAATAGAAGCCAGTGATATTGAAATAAATGTAGATTCAAAAGAGGATCAAACATTAAAATATAATGTTAAGATGAAAACATTGGCTGGGGAAATAAGTTTTGATAATGTAACAACATTTTCAGATGGTAAAATTGTTTGGAATGATTCAGTTATTTTTCCAGACTTAAAAAGTGATTATAAAGTAAGAATTGTTGATGATAAAGCTTCTAGAGGACAGATTCTTGATCGTAATGGGAAAGTGCTGGCTGGCATGGGAGAAGCTTACTCAGTTGGGCTAGTTCGTGGTAAATTAAATGGTGAAGCAGATTATGCAAAAATTGGAGAATTACTAGACTTGAGTAAAGAGAGTATTCAAAAAACAATGAGTGCATCATGGATTAAAGATGATTCTTTTGTACCATTAAAAACCATTTCTAAATCTGATACAAATCTAGAAAATAATTTGTTAAAGATTGCGGGAGTGAAACTAGCGACAACACATGTCAGAAGTTATCCGTATAAAGAAGTTACATCACATTTGATTGGTTATATGCAAAAAGTAACTGCTGAAGATTTACAAAAACATAAAGGTGAAGGATATGATGAAAATTCATATATTGGACGTAGTGGAATTGAATCAGCATATGAAGCAGATTTAAAAGGAAAAGATGGAGTTTCTATTTATATTGTTGATGCTAATGGTGAACGTCAAAAAACATTAGCAAGTCAAGATAAGCAAGATGGAAAAAATATAACTTTGACAATTGATATCACTTTACAGAATAATCTATATCAGTCTTTCCAGAAAGATAAGAGTGCTTCTGTCGCTATGAATCCTAAAACAGGAGAAATTCTTGCATTGGTAAGTACACCGACATTTGATAGTAATGATTTTATTTTAGGAATGAGTGTATCAAAATGGGATGGTTTAAATAATGATAAAAACAAACCATTATCTAATCGTTTTAAATCAACTTGGGTTCCTGGTTCAACAATGAAACCAATTACAGCTGCTATTGGTTTAAATACAAAATCTTTAGATTCATCAAAAGATTTTGGGGCAGCAATGAAATGGCAAAAAGATTCAAGTTGGGGAAGTTATTATGTGACAACATTACATGCTCCACAACCCAATAATCTACAAAATGCTTTGGTGTATTCAGATAACGTATATTTTGCAAAAGCAGCATTAACTATTGGTAAAGATAATCTTGAAAAAGGTTATAAATCATTGAAAATTGGTGAAGAAATTCCTTTTGAATTATCTTTGAATAAGTCACAATATACAAGCAGTGATTTTAAAGATGAAATTCAGATTGCTGATAGTGGATATGGACAAGGTCAAATATTGATGAATCCAGTTCAAATGACGTCTATATATAGTGCATTTGTTAATGATGGGAAAATGATGAAGCCACATATCTTAAAATCAACGGAATCTCAAGTATGGTCAGAAGCTTTTTCGAAGAATGTAGCTGATGAAATAAAAAATGATTTGGTTGGTGTTATTAATGATAGTCATGGAACTGGACATAGTTTTTATCATAGTGGTATGACTTTGGCTGGTAAAACAGGAACAGGAGAAATTAAATCATCACAAGATGATAATAGTGGAACTGAAATTGGTTGGTTTACTGTTATGACAACAGATTCATCAACACCGATTGTCATATCAACAATGGTTGAGGATGTCAAAGGTCGTGGTGGAAGTGGATATGTTGTTGATCGTATGAAAGTTCCTTTTGATCAATATGTAAAATAA
- a CDS encoding response regulator transcription factor: MIKILIVEDDENIAKLIVTTLSLSGYESKVCHNGKAAIDLIYQEMFDLILLDIMLPETDGFEVMKRIQKRNIPVIFLTALQNVADKVKGLRLGAEDYIVKPFESIELLARIEVVLRRAHKLTRCYQYLDINVDVEQHIITKKEEMIALTPKEFNVFVFFLQHPDIVLTRERLLAEIWGYEFEGETRTVDIHIQQIRKKLGLEKCLVTIPKLGYRLESR, encoded by the coding sequence ATGATTAAAATATTGATTGTTGAGGATGATGAGAATATTGCTAAACTTATTGTAACAACTCTTTCATTGAGTGGGTATGAGTCAAAAGTATGCCATAATGGTAAAGCTGCTATTGATTTGATTTATCAGGAAATGTTTGATTTGATCTTGCTAGATATAATGCTACCAGAAACAGATGGGTTTGAGGTTATGAAAAGAATTCAAAAGAGAAATATACCAGTTATTTTTTTGACTGCTTTACAGAATGTGGCTGACAAAGTAAAGGGATTGCGATTAGGAGCAGAAGACTACATTGTTAAACCGTTTGAATCTATTGAATTATTAGCAAGAATAGAAGTTGTTTTAAGACGGGCTCATAAATTAACGAGATGTTATCAGTATTTAGATATAAATGTGGATGTAGAACAGCATATCATCACAAAAAAAGAAGAAATGATTGCCTTGACTCCTAAAGAATTTAACGTATTTGTATTTTTTTTACAACATCCTGATATCGTTTTGACACGCGAAAGGTTATTGGCAGAGATATGGGGATATGAGTTTGAAGGTGAAACAAGAACAGTTGATATACATATTCAACAAATTAGAAAAAAATTGGGACTTGAGAAGTGTTTAGTCACAATACCTAAATTGGGTTATCGTTTAGAGAGTAGGTGA
- a CDS encoding CTP synthase, producing MTKFIFVTGGVVSGLGKGLTAASLGRILKQRGLKVFMQKLDPYINVDPGTMSPFQHGEVFVTADGAETDLDLGHYERFIDEELNRNSSITTGRIYSDVIAKERRGDYLGATVQVVPHITNEIKAKIYAAAKSSQADIMITEIGGTVGDIESLPFIEAIRQVRLDLGYENTLYIHTTLLPYIGASHEVKTKPTQHSVKELRGYGIQPDLIVCRSEKYIDQELKDKISLFCNVPTEAVISNYDVDVLYELPIMLLDQHMDDLVLNHLRIEAPKANMQEWEELIRRVKGLNREMTIKMVGKYVQLPDAYLSVNEALRHAGYYENSTIHIDWVNAEDIHDNNVDEMLKGADGILVPGGFGERGVEGMIMAIQYARENKIPFLGICLGMQLASIEFARHVCHLEDVNSIEFNELCHTPLIHLMSDQSLDDMGGTQRLGNYACTLKPGTKAYHLYGQKVIQQRHRHRYEFNNKYKEILEQNGMIVSGENTERNLVEIIELKDHPYFVACQFHPEFSSRPNHSEPLFQGFITAASQNKS from the coding sequence ATGACAAAATTTATATTTGTAACAGGTGGAGTTGTATCCGGACTAGGGAAAGGACTAACAGCAGCATCATTAGGTAGAATATTAAAACAACGTGGATTAAAAGTCTTTATGCAAAAACTTGATCCTTATATTAATGTAGACCCAGGAACAATGTCACCTTTTCAGCATGGTGAAGTGTTTGTAACAGCAGATGGGGCTGAAACAGATTTGGATCTTGGCCATTATGAAAGATTTATTGATGAAGAGTTAAATCGTAATTCATCTATTACAACAGGAAGAATTTACAGTGATGTGATTGCTAAAGAACGTCGTGGAGACTATTTAGGAGCAACTGTACAGGTTGTTCCACATATTACTAATGAAATTAAAGCAAAAATATATGCAGCTGCAAAAAGCAGTCAGGCTGATATCATGATTACCGAAATAGGTGGAACAGTTGGAGACATTGAGAGTTTACCTTTTATAGAAGCGATTAGACAAGTCCGTTTAGATTTAGGATATGAAAATACCTTATATATACATACAACGTTATTACCTTATATTGGTGCAAGTCATGAAGTCAAAACAAAACCAACTCAACATAGTGTGAAAGAATTAAGAGGATATGGAATTCAACCAGATTTAATTGTTTGTCGTAGTGAAAAATATATTGACCAAGAATTAAAAGATAAGATTTCATTATTTTGTAATGTTCCAACAGAAGCAGTTATTTCAAACTATGATGTTGATGTTCTCTATGAGTTACCTATAATGTTACTTGATCAACATATGGATGATTTGGTTTTGAATCATCTTCGTATTGAAGCACCTAAAGCCAATATGCAAGAATGGGAAGAGCTGATTCGTCGTGTAAAAGGATTGAATCGAGAGATGACAATTAAAATGGTAGGGAAATATGTCCAATTACCTGATGCTTATTTATCAGTTAATGAAGCTTTGAGACATGCTGGATATTATGAAAATAGTACCATTCATATTGACTGGGTCAATGCTGAAGATATCCATGACAATAATGTTGATGAGATGTTAAAGGGTGCAGATGGTATATTGGTTCCGGGTGGCTTTGGAGAACGTGGAGTTGAAGGAATGATTATGGCTATTCAATATGCTCGAGAAAATAAAATCCCATTTTTAGGAATATGTTTAGGAATGCAATTGGCATCAATAGAATTTGCTAGACATGTGTGTCATTTAGAAGATGTCAATTCAATAGAATTTAATGAATTATGTCATACACCTCTTATTCACTTAATGAGTGATCAGTCATTAGATGATATGGGTGGCACTCAGAGACTGGGAAATTATGCCTGTACTTTAAAACCAGGAACCAAAGCATATCATTTATATGGTCAAAAAGTCATTCAGCAAAGACATCGTCATCGCTATGAATTTAATAATAAATATAAAGAGATATTGGAACAAAATGGCATGATTGTTTCTGGAGAGAACACAGAAAGAAATCTTGTTGAAATCATTGAATTAAAAGATCATCCTTATTTTGTAGCATGTCAGTTCCATCCGGAATTTAGTTCACGTCCTAATCATAGTGAACCATTATTCCAAGGTTTTATTACCGCTGCAAGTCAAAATAAGTCATAA
- a CDS encoding sensor histidine kinase, which produces MKLWQKVFLVSLVFIVLAVDMTAVMVVQINFSTIINREKQQAITKQEYIEKILSSSIVNKRLNGDAYHVQEKPLFLNQEQVESTLRNIELKPYNIDNSDIMILNDQDEVIRGESLNILKQASKFVETVKNQQNYSSLIEEYNHKSYLITGSSLNLESKNYHLYTIIDISLLYEQYYNQHLLIQGVAFIFASVLSIILLMITLKLLNPLKTLNQSILKIAHGQYYLRLPEEGTVEFKELASNINIMAESIERDANKIQELADNRKEFIHYLAHEMKTPLTSVLGFADILRVKKDVNEKERREYSNIIFKEAKRLQSLSTKLLELVTTDQTVLELENISIKELFEDVQKSISPILDKNHIALLVNYEDVSLCVDKTLFKSLLYNLVDNAMKASKEGQEILLEAHQKKDVIEIKVCDQGIGMSQDQIEKVVEPFYMVDKSRSRQSGGAGLGLALCVEIVKVHGAELLIESELGKGTCVIIRMKGESVIENV; this is translated from the coding sequence ATGAAACTTTGGCAAAAAGTATTTTTGGTTTCATTAGTATTCATTGTTTTGGCAGTTGATATGACTGCTGTCATGGTTGTACAGATTAATTTTTCCACAATTATCAATCGTGAAAAACAACAGGCGATTACAAAACAGGAGTATATTGAAAAAATTCTTTCAAGTTCTATTGTTAACAAACGTTTAAATGGAGATGCATATCATGTACAGGAAAAACCACTATTCTTAAATCAAGAACAAGTGGAATCTACTCTTCGTAACATTGAATTAAAACCATATAATATTGATAATAGTGATATCATGATTTTAAATGATCAAGATGAGGTGATTAGAGGAGAGTCTCTAAATATTTTAAAACAAGCGTCAAAGTTTGTTGAAACAGTAAAAAATCAGCAGAACTATAGTTCACTTATTGAAGAGTACAATCATAAGTCTTATTTAATAACTGGCTCATCTTTAAATTTAGAATCTAAAAATTATCATTTGTATACAATCATAGATATTTCACTTCTCTATGAACAATATTATAATCAACACTTGTTAATACAAGGAGTTGCTTTTATATTTGCAAGTGTCTTATCAATTATATTGCTTATGATTACATTAAAACTTCTTAATCCTTTAAAAACTTTGAATCAATCAATATTGAAAATTGCTCATGGTCAATATTATCTCCGTTTACCAGAAGAGGGAACGGTTGAGTTTAAAGAATTAGCATCGAATATTAATATCATGGCGGAATCAATTGAAAGAGATGCAAATAAAATTCAGGAATTAGCAGATAATCGGAAAGAATTTATTCATTATTTGGCTCATGAAATGAAAACACCATTAACATCAGTTTTAGGCTTTGCTGATATTTTAAGAGTAAAAAAAGATGTTAATGAAAAAGAGCGTCGTGAATATTCAAATATTATTTTTAAAGAGGCTAAACGTTTACAGAGTTTATCTACTAAACTTTTGGAATTAGTGACGACTGATCAAACTGTATTAGAATTAGAAAATATATCCATAAAAGAATTATTTGAAGATGTTCAAAAAAGTATTTCTCCTATTCTTGATAAAAATCATATAGCACTTCTTGTCAATTATGAAGATGTTTCTCTTTGTGTAGACAAGACATTGTTCAAATCATTATTATATAACCTTGTTGATAACGCTATGAAGGCATCGAAAGAAGGACAAGAGATTCTTTTAGAAGCACATCAAAAAAAGGATGTCATTGAAATCAAGGTTTGTGATCAGGGGATAGGTATGAGCCAAGACCAAATTGAAAAAGTAGTAGAACCATTTTATATGGTTGATAAGTCTCGCTCTAGACAATCAGGGGGTGCAGGATTGGGACTTGCTTTATGTGTTGAAATTGTTAAAGTACATGGTGCAGAATTGTTGATTGAAAGTGAACTTGGTAAAGGGACATGTGTTATTATTCGAATGAAAGGAGAGAGTGTTATTGAAAACGTATAA
- a CDS encoding HAMP domain-containing sensor histidine kinase: MSSFRWRLLINLIISYIMTFLIYSAMIIVLESFDIFGISIEIKYFISFIISLIIFLIIFFDLMNITLKYLKVLSNTIQEVTAGDYHVEAPIEYDDELGLLAANINALAKTLHDKEKESEILKENERLAFDAERNAEKQKNDLITNVAHDLRTPLTTIVGYLELIKNNDQLSIEDIQKYSTVAYEKSKRLQTMMDDLFEFTSLDQANVKIHMTTLNISELLLQMIDEFYPNFQEHHLTPVVKISQPNLYIKGDGQLIARVFDNLLSNAIKYGEDNHEIKIEVLNDDDNITIKIMNYGHPIAAEDLPYIFDKFYRSDSSRSSSTGGTGLGLAIAKNIVHIHNGEIFATSHKEKTTFVVVLKKLHIEN, encoded by the coding sequence ATGAGTAGTTTTCGTTGGCGACTATTAATTAACTTAATTATTTCTTATATTATGACTTTCTTGATTTATAGTGCAATGATTATTGTTTTAGAAAGTTTTGATATTTTTGGAATTTCTATTGAAATTAAATACTTTATTTCATTTATTATTTCTTTAATTATCTTTTTAATTATTTTCTTTGATCTTATGAATATCACTTTAAAGTATCTAAAAGTTTTAAGCAATACAATTCAAGAAGTAACTGCTGGTGATTATCATGTAGAAGCACCTATTGAATATGATGATGAATTAGGTTTATTGGCTGCTAATATTAATGCACTTGCTAAAACATTACACGATAAAGAAAAAGAAAGTGAAATCTTAAAAGAAAATGAACGCTTAGCATTTGATGCTGAACGTAATGCTGAAAAACAAAAAAATGATTTAATCACAAATGTTGCTCATGATTTAAGAACACCTTTAACAACAATTGTGGGATATCTTGAACTTATTAAAAATAATGATCAGCTTTCTATTGAGGATATTCAAAAATATTCTACTGTTGCTTATGAAAAATCAAAAAGATTACAAACAATGATGGATGACCTTTTTGAATTTACGAGTTTAGATCAAGCCAATGTAAAGATACATATGACAACATTAAATATATCTGAATTATTACTTCAAATGATTGATGAATTCTATCCTAATTTTCAAGAACATCATCTCACTCCAGTTGTTAAAATCAGTCAACCTAATCTTTATATTAAAGGTGATGGTCAATTGATTGCTAGAGTTTTTGATAATCTTTTATCGAATGCTATTAAATATGGTGAAGATAATCATGAAATCAAAATTGAAGTTTTAAATGATGATGATAATATTACAATTAAAATTATGAATTATGGTCATCCTATTGCTGCAGAAGATTTACCTTATATTTTTGATAAATTTTATCGTTCTGATTCTTCACGTTCTTCTTCAACTGGAGGAACTGGTTTAGGTCTTGCTATTGCAAAAAATATTGTTCATATTCATAATGGTGAAATATTTGCAACCAGTCATAAAGAAAAAACAACTTTTGTTGTTGTCTTAAAAAAATTACACATTGAGAATTAA
- a CDS encoding flavin reductase, with the protein MDTKAFFKLSYGLYIVTSKNNDEESGCVINTMTQVTAEPAQVCVTLNKENYTTQIIQKSGVLNVSVLLDDVSMDTIRQFGFQCGRDVNKFEGIKWDVDQNGVKYLTQESAAMFVCKVNKTVDVGTHLMFICEVLDAKTLDEGEVLTYAAYHDKKNGTTPKNAPSYVEEKDKTGWRCDVCGFIYEGDVLPEGYICPVCKVDASHFHKI; encoded by the coding sequence ATGGATACAAAAGCATTTTTTAAATTATCATATGGTTTATATATTGTAACATCAAAAAATAATGATGAAGAAAGTGGCTGTGTTATCAATACAATGACACAAGTTACAGCTGAACCGGCACAGGTATGTGTAACATTAAATAAGGAGAATTATACAACACAAATTATACAAAAAAGTGGAGTATTAAATGTCAGTGTACTGCTTGATGATGTTTCAATGGATACAATTCGTCAATTTGGATTCCAATGCGGAAGAGATGTCAATAAATTTGAGGGAATCAAATGGGATGTTGATCAAAATGGAGTGAAATATTTAACTCAGGAAAGTGCTGCGATGTTTGTTTGTAAAGTGAATAAAACAGTTGATGTTGGGACACATTTGATGTTTATTTGTGAAGTTTTGGATGCGAAAACTTTGGATGAAGGAGAAGTCTTAACATATGCTGCATATCATGACAAAAAGAATGGCACAACTCCTAAAAATGCTCCTTCTTATGTAGAAGAAAAAGATAAGACAGGATGGCGTTGTGATGTATGTGGCTTTATATATGAGGGAGATGTTTTACCAGAAGGCTATATTTGTCCAGTTTGTAAGGTTGATGCAAGTCATTTTCATAAAATTTAA
- a CDS encoding aminotransferase class I/II-fold pyridoxal phosphate-dependent enzyme, with product MKTYQDMNHEELVSLHTQLLEQYNCMKALNLNLNMARGKPDFEQTELSLPILDVINSHYDFGDKIAYCNYGILDGIDEAKDFFAKMLDTNPQNMIIYGNSSLTIMFDQISRGYTHGYLGNTPWCKLPKVKFLCPVPGYDRHFAITEHFGIEMINIPLYEDGPDMDMIEEYVNHDESVKGIWCVPQYSNPTGTTYSDEVVKRFAQLKPAASDFRIFWDNAYIVHHLYDEHPQVLNILSECEKAGHPDLVFEFCSTSKVTLPGAGVAALATSLANKEDILKHMSVQCIGYDKINQLRHVEYFQKIESLDEHMKKQAALLRPKFETVLDIFEKELSGLNIGKWTKPRGGYFITFEAMDNCAKDIIQKCKEAGTLLTNAGATYPYGKDPRDATIRIAPSYPTLNELKKATKLFVLCVKLVSIEKLLVNKKMI from the coding sequence ATGAAAACTTATCAAGATATGAATCATGAAGAATTGGTTTCTTTACATACACAATTATTAGAACAATATAATTGTATGAAAGCATTAAATTTAAACTTAAATATGGCTCGAGGGAAGCCAGATTTTGAGCAGACAGAATTATCATTACCTATTTTAGATGTTATTAATAGTCATTATGATTTTGGGGATAAAATAGCTTATTGTAACTATGGTATTTTAGATGGTATTGATGAAGCGAAAGATTTCTTTGCAAAAATGCTAGATACAAACCCCCAAAATATGATTATTTATGGAAATTCAAGTTTAACAATTATGTTCGATCAGATTAGTCGTGGTTATACACATGGCTATTTAGGAAATACACCTTGGTGTAAATTACCAAAAGTTAAGTTTTTATGTCCTGTTCCTGGTTATGATCGTCATTTTGCAATTACTGAGCATTTTGGTATCGAGATGATCAATATTCCACTTTATGAAGATGGACCTGATATGGATATGATTGAAGAATATGTGAATCATGATGAAAGTGTAAAAGGCATATGGTGTGTTCCTCAATATTCTAATCCTACAGGAACAACTTATTCTGATGAAGTCGTAAAAAGATTTGCTCAATTAAAACCAGCAGCTTCAGATTTTAGAATCTTCTGGGATAATGCTTATATTGTTCATCATCTTTATGATGAACATCCTCAAGTCCTTAATATCTTATCTGAATGTGAAAAAGCTGGTCATCCTGATCTTGTTTTTGAATTTTGTTCAACATCTAAAGTGACATTACCAGGTGCTGGTGTTGCTGCACTAGCTACTTCACTTGCTAATAAAGAAGATATATTAAAACATATGTCAGTTCAATGTATTGGATATGATAAAATCAATCAGTTAAGACATGTTGAATATTTTCAAAAAATTGAAAGTCTTGATGAACATATGAAAAAACAAGCCGCTTTATTAAGACCAAAATTTGAAACAGTTTTAGATATTTTTGAAAAAGAATTAAGTGGTTTGAATATTGGAAAATGGACAAAACCTCGTGGTGGCTATTTTATTACTTTTGAAGCAATGGACAACTGTGCAAAAGATATTATTCAAAAATGTAAAGAAGCTGGAACGCTTTTAACAAATGCCGGAGCAACTTATCCATATGGAAAAGATCCTCGTGATGCTACGATTCGAATTGCCCCTTCTTATCCAACTCTTAATGAATTAAAAAAGGCTACTAAACTTTTTGTTTTATGTGTAAAACTGGTTAGTATTGAGAAATTATTAGTTAATAAAAAGATGATTTGA
- a CDS encoding rubredoxin-like domain-containing protein yields MAKYVCQVCGFIYDEEKVNPKVLWDQLDSNWVCPICKAPKSAFKKLVSEPEKKMERKEVTKDWSPLELSILLSNLAKGCEKQYLAHEQELFLQLADYYQKCSLAIPSESVLDLLPLVEEDLNQNYPLAHQTADQIHDRGAKRALVWSEKSTHMIASLLEQYQKAGNQLLKDTKVFVCEICGFISIGQQAPEICPVCKVPRLKIHEVKRGLEL; encoded by the coding sequence ATGGCAAAGTATGTATGTCAAGTATGTGGATTCATCTATGATGAAGAAAAAGTGAATCCAAAAGTCCTATGGGATCAACTCGATTCAAATTGGGTTTGTCCAATATGCAAGGCACCAAAAAGTGCTTTTAAAAAGTTGGTAAGTGAACCAGAGAAGAAAATGGAAAGAAAAGAAGTGACAAAAGATTGGTCACCATTAGAATTAAGTATCTTGTTATCTAATCTTGCTAAGGGATGTGAAAAACAGTATTTAGCACATGAACAGGAATTGTTTTTACAATTGGCTGATTATTATCAGAAATGTAGTTTAGCTATTCCGTCTGAATCTGTATTAGATCTTCTCCCACTTGTTGAAGAAGATTTGAATCAAAATTATCCTTTGGCTCATCAAACGGCAGATCAAATTCATGATAGAGGAGCAAAAAGAGCACTTGTTTGGAGTGAAAAGTCAACTCACATGATAGCCTCTCTTCTTGAACAATATCAAAAAGCTGGAAATCAATTATTAAAAGACACAAAAGTATTTGTTTGTGAAATATGTGGTTTTATTTCTATTGGTCAGCAAGCACCAGAGATTTGCCCTGTCTGTAAAGTCCCACGCTTAAAAATTCATGAAGTGAAAAGGGGGTTAGAACTATGA